A single region of the Pelorhabdus rhamnosifermentans genome encodes:
- the rpsC gene encoding 30S ribosomal protein S3 gives MGQKVNPHGLRLGVIKTWDAKWYANKDYATNLHEDLKIRKFIKQKLYASGVSQIETERAANRTKVTIHTAKPGMVIGRGGSGIEELRKNLKALTGKSIDVNIAEIKHAELSATLVAENIASQLERRIAFRRAMKQSIGRTMRMGAKGIKIMCGGRLGGAEIARSESTREGSIPLHTLRADIDYGTAEAHTTYGRIGVKVWIYKGEILPEAKKVAPVAQEGSEN, from the coding sequence GTGGGTCAAAAAGTTAATCCGCATGGTCTTCGCCTTGGTGTCATCAAAACGTGGGATGCGAAATGGTATGCCAACAAAGACTATGCTACTAATCTCCATGAAGATTTAAAAATTCGTAAATTTATTAAACAGAAACTTTATGCATCCGGTGTTTCCCAAATCGAAACTGAGCGGGCAGCCAATCGGACGAAAGTAACGATTCATACAGCCAAACCAGGTATGGTTATTGGTCGTGGCGGCAGCGGCATTGAAGAGCTCCGCAAAAACTTAAAAGCTTTAACAGGCAAATCGATTGATGTCAACATTGCTGAAATTAAGCATGCTGAACTGAGTGCTACTTTAGTTGCTGAAAACATCGCTTCCCAGTTGGAAAGACGTATTGCTTTCAGACGGGCTATGAAACAATCCATCGGCCGGACAATGAGAATGGGTGCCAAAGGCATTAAAATCATGTGTGGTGGTCGCTTGGGCGGAGCAGAAATTGCTCGCAGCGAAAGTACCCGTGAAGGGAGTATTCCACTTCATACACTTCGTGCTGATATCGACTATGGAACTGCCGAAGCTCATACTACCTATGGTCGTATTGGCGTTAAGGTCTGGATCTATAAAGGCGAGATTTTGCCTGAAGCGAAAAAAGTAGCCCCTGTTGCTCAAGAAGGGAGCGAAAATTAA
- the rplX gene encoding 50S ribosomal protein L24 yields MSETVKMHVKKGDTVKVLSGKDKGKEGKVIQALPKKGKIVVEGVNKVKRHTKPSAKMPQGGIVVKEAAFHSAKVMLVCPSCKEPTRIKKTALANGVLARTCKKCNEIIDQDK; encoded by the coding sequence TTGTCCGAGACCGTTAAAATGCATGTAAAAAAGGGCGATACAGTAAAAGTATTGTCTGGTAAAGATAAAGGTAAAGAAGGAAAAGTCATTCAAGCACTGCCGAAAAAAGGCAAAATTGTTGTGGAAGGCGTCAATAAAGTAAAACGCCACACCAAACCAAGTGCGAAAATGCCTCAAGGCGGTATCGTAGTAAAAGAAGCCGCTTTTCATTCCGCAAAAGTAATGCTCGTTTGTCCATCATGTAAAGAACCTACTCGTATTAAAAAGACGGCTCTTGCAAATGGCGTACTTGCCCGGACTTGCAAGAAGTGCAATGAAATTATTGATCAAGATAAATAA
- the rplD gene encoding 50S ribosomal protein L4, translating into MPKVAVYNIAGEQTGELELNDNVFNVEVLDAVLHQAVMMQQANQRQGNASTKTRGFVRGGGRKPWKQKGTGRARSGSTRSPIWVGGGTVFGPHPRSYAFSMPKKARRLAIKGALTAKLQDGELTVLEEIEFAEPKTQNAVAMLKNLKSEKKSLIITADQNDNVEKSSRNIPGVKTITSMGLNVVDLLYHDKVFVTKSAVAKIEEVLA; encoded by the coding sequence ATGCCGAAAGTAGCAGTATATAATATCGCCGGCGAACAGACCGGTGAGTTAGAATTAAATGATAATGTATTTAACGTAGAAGTTCTTGACGCTGTTCTTCACCAAGCCGTGATGATGCAGCAAGCAAACCAACGTCAAGGCAATGCTTCAACGAAAACAAGAGGATTTGTACGTGGTGGCGGCAGAAAACCTTGGAAGCAAAAGGGAACTGGCCGGGCTCGTTCAGGAAGTACGCGCTCACCGATTTGGGTTGGCGGCGGTACGGTTTTTGGCCCCCATCCGAGAAGCTATGCTTTTTCGATGCCGAAAAAAGCACGTCGTCTTGCAATTAAAGGTGCTCTTACAGCCAAACTGCAAGATGGGGAACTTACTGTTCTCGAAGAAATTGAATTTGCTGAACCAAAGACTCAAAACGCAGTTGCTATGCTGAAAAACCTAAAATCAGAGAAAAAATCCCTGATTATTACGGCTGACCAGAATGACAATGTCGAAAAGTCTTCACGCAACATTCCAGGAGTTAAAACGATTACATCGATGGGCCTTAACGTAGTTGACCTCTTATATCATGATAAGGTGTTTGTCACGAAAAGTGCAGTCGCCAAGATTGAGGAGGTGCTCGCATAA
- the tuf gene encoding elongation factor Tu: MAKKKFERNKPHVNIGTIGHVDHGKTSLTAAITMTLAKAGGAEFMAYDMIDKAPEERERGITINTAHVEYETEKRHYAHVDCPGHADYVKNMITGAAQMDGAILVCSAADGPMPQTREHILLSRQVGVPAMVVFLNKMDLVDDPELIELVEMEVRELLSSYEFPGDDIPIITGSAVKALECGCGKRECEWCGKIHELMDAVDEYIPTPTRDTDKPFLMPVEDVFTITGRGTVATGRVERGEIKVSDTIEIVGMTEKPKATVVTGLEMFRKLLDSAVAGDNIGVLLRGVERKEIERGQVLAKPASIKPHTKFSAQVYVLTKEEGGRHTPFFNGYRPQFYFRTTDVTGVTTLPEGVEMVMPGDNIRMDIELITPIAMEEGLRFAIREGGRTVGAGVVSAINA, encoded by the coding sequence ATGGCTAAGAAAAAGTTTGAAAGAAACAAACCCCATGTTAATATTGGCACCATCGGTCACGTCGATCATGGCAAGACTTCTTTAACGGCTGCAATTACCATGACACTGGCAAAAGCAGGCGGTGCAGAATTCATGGCGTATGACATGATTGATAAGGCTCCAGAAGAAAGAGAACGTGGAATTACGATTAATACGGCACATGTGGAATATGAAACAGAGAAACGTCACTATGCCCATGTTGACTGCCCAGGCCATGCTGACTATGTAAAAAACATGATCACAGGTGCTGCACAGATGGATGGTGCTATCCTTGTTTGTAGCGCTGCTGACGGCCCAATGCCTCAGACTCGTGAACACATTCTGCTGTCCCGTCAGGTTGGCGTACCAGCAATGGTCGTATTCTTAAACAAGATGGACCTTGTTGATGATCCTGAACTGATTGAATTGGTAGAAATGGAAGTACGTGAATTGTTATCAAGCTATGAATTCCCTGGTGATGATATTCCAATTATTACAGGATCCGCTGTTAAAGCACTTGAATGTGGCTGCGGTAAACGCGAATGCGAATGGTGCGGTAAGATACATGAATTAATGGATGCTGTTGATGAATACATTCCAACACCTACGCGCGACACGGACAAACCGTTCTTGATGCCAGTAGAAGATGTCTTCACAATTACCGGTCGTGGCACAGTTGCTACAGGTCGTGTAGAAAGAGGCGAAATCAAAGTAAGTGATACTATTGAAATCGTCGGAATGACAGAAAAACCAAAAGCAACGGTTGTAACAGGTCTTGAAATGTTCAGAAAACTGTTAGACAGCGCTGTAGCAGGAGACAACATTGGCGTACTGCTGCGTGGTGTTGAAAGAAAAGAAATTGAACGTGGTCAAGTACTTGCAAAACCAGCTTCAATTAAACCTCACACGAAATTTTCGGCACAAGTTTATGTACTGACGAAAGAAGAAGGAGGCCGTCATACGCCGTTCTTTAATGGCTATCGTCCGCAGTTCTACTTCCGTACAACAGACGTAACGGGTGTGACGACGCTTCCAGAAGGCGTAGAAATGGTAATGCCTGGCGACAATATTCGCATGGATATTGAGCTTATTACACCGATTGCAATGGAAGAAGGACTTCGTTTTGCAATTCGTGAAGGTGGCCGTACTGTAGGCGCCGGCGTTGTTTCAGCAATTAATGCATAA
- the rplP gene encoding 50S ribosomal protein L16: MLIPKRVKHRKQFRGRMKGRAMRGNTVSHGEFGLVALEPSWITNRQIEAARIAMTRYINRGGKVWIKIFPDKPVTAKPAETRMGSGKGSPEYWVAVVKPGRVMFEMAGVSEEIAREAMRLAAHKLPIKTKFVKREDTVAPEQEVGGDE; the protein is encoded by the coding sequence ATGCTAATCCCGAAAAGAGTAAAACATCGTAAGCAGTTTCGCGGACGGATGAAAGGCCGCGCTATGCGTGGTAACACAGTAAGCCATGGCGAGTTCGGTCTTGTTGCACTTGAACCGTCTTGGATTACAAATCGTCAAATTGAAGCTGCCCGTATTGCAATGACTCGTTATATCAATCGTGGCGGTAAAGTTTGGATTAAAATATTTCCGGATAAACCAGTTACGGCCAAACCAGCTGAAACTCGTATGGGTAGCGGCAAAGGATCGCCGGAATATTGGGTAGCTGTTGTAAAACCAGGTCGCGTCATGTTTGAAATGGCTGGCGTGTCTGAAGAAATTGCACGTGAAGCAATGCGGCTTGCAGCACATAAATTGCCGATCAAGACAAAATTTGTTAAACGTGAAGATACAGTGGCCCCGGAACAAGAAGTGGGTGGTGACGAATAA
- the rplW gene encoding 50S ribosomal protein L23 translates to MSNARDIIVRPLITEKTTSLMQDNKFTFVVRLTANKVEIRQAVEEIFKVRVLKVNTVRVLGKVKRMGKTQGKRADYKKAIITLAPGETIPFFEGVL, encoded by the coding sequence ATGTCCAACGCACGTGATATTATCGTTCGCCCGTTAATTACGGAAAAAACGACGAGCTTGATGCAGGATAACAAATTTACTTTTGTTGTCAGACTGACAGCAAACAAAGTTGAAATCCGCCAGGCGGTTGAAGAAATATTTAAAGTAAGAGTTCTTAAAGTGAATACGGTTCGTGTACTTGGTAAAGTGAAACGCATGGGCAAAACCCAAGGAAAACGCGCTGATTATAAAAAAGCGATTATTACTTTGGCACCAGGCGAAACCATTCCATTCTTCGAAGGTGTTCTGTAA
- the fusA gene encoding elongation factor G: protein MARQFSLENTRNIGIMAHIDAGKTTTTERILFYTGKVHKIGEVHDGAATMDWMVQEQERGITITSAATTAQWKGHRVNIIDTPGHVDFTVEVERSLRVLDGSVAVFCAKGGVEPQSETVWRQADKYNVPRIAYVNKMDITGADFYRVIDMMKERLGAHPVPIQLPIGFEDTYIGLIDLIEMKAVVYHDDLGKTSDSEEIPADMKELADKYRQNLLDIVAENDDELMMKYLEGEELTVDEIKSTIRKATIACKMTPVLCGSSYKNKGVQPLLDAVVDFMPAPIDVPAIKGVNPDTNEEDERPSDDSKPFSALAFKIMADPYVGKLAFFRVYSGQLASGSYVFNSTKGKRERIGRILQMHANHREEIEIVYTGDIAAAVGLKDTTTGDTLCDEKHPIILESMVFPEPVISVAVEPKTKADQEKMGVALARLAEEDPTFRMRTDQETGQTIISGMGELHLDIIVDRMLREFKVDCTVGKPQVAYRETIRKQVKAEGKFVRQSGGRGQYGHCWLELVPQEPGTGFSFENKVVGGAIPREYISPIEAGVKEAMQNGVVAGYPMVDVKVIVYDGSYHDVDSSEMAFKIAGSMGFKAGAAKASPTILEPYMKVEVVVPEDYMGDVIGDLNSRRGRIEGMESRNGAQDIRAFVPLAEMFGYATDLRSRTQGRGNYSMEFDHYEDVPKNIAEAIVTKVKGHA, encoded by the coding sequence GTGGCCAGACAGTTTAGTCTTGAAAACACTCGTAATATCGGCATCATGGCCCATATCGACGCTGGTAAAACCACGACAACAGAACGTATTCTCTTCTATACAGGCAAGGTACACAAAATCGGTGAAGTTCATGATGGCGCTGCAACAATGGACTGGATGGTGCAAGAACAAGAGCGGGGTATTACCATTACCTCAGCAGCCACTACGGCCCAATGGAAAGGTCATCGCGTTAATATTATTGACACACCAGGACACGTGGACTTTACAGTTGAAGTAGAACGTTCACTGCGCGTACTTGATGGTTCAGTAGCTGTCTTTTGTGCAAAAGGCGGTGTAGAGCCTCAATCGGAAACTGTATGGCGTCAAGCTGACAAATACAATGTTCCTCGTATTGCGTATGTAAACAAAATGGATATTACTGGTGCAGATTTTTATCGGGTTATCGACATGATGAAAGAACGGTTGGGTGCCCATCCTGTTCCCATTCAATTGCCGATTGGTTTCGAAGATACTTATATCGGTCTAATTGATTTGATTGAAATGAAAGCCGTTGTTTATCATGATGACCTTGGCAAAACAAGTGATTCAGAAGAAATTCCTGCTGACATGAAGGAATTGGCTGATAAATACCGCCAGAATTTATTGGACATTGTTGCTGAAAATGACGATGAGTTAATGATGAAATACCTTGAGGGCGAAGAACTTACGGTAGATGAAATCAAAAGCACCATCCGTAAAGCAACGATTGCTTGTAAAATGACTCCTGTTCTCTGTGGTTCTTCCTATAAGAACAAGGGTGTGCAGCCGCTCTTGGATGCAGTGGTTGATTTTATGCCAGCTCCAATTGACGTACCGGCAATTAAAGGTGTAAACCCTGATACAAACGAAGAGGACGAACGTCCTTCTGATGATAGCAAACCGTTTTCGGCATTGGCCTTTAAGATTATGGCTGATCCTTATGTTGGTAAGCTCGCTTTCTTCCGCGTTTATTCCGGTCAGCTTGCATCAGGCTCTTATGTCTTTAACTCGACGAAGGGTAAAAGAGAACGTATTGGCCGTATTTTGCAAATGCATGCCAATCATCGTGAGGAAATTGAAATTGTCTATACAGGCGATATTGCTGCTGCTGTTGGCTTGAAAGATACGACGACAGGGGATACGCTTTGTGATGAAAAGCACCCCATTATTTTGGAATCCATGGTTTTCCCTGAACCAGTTATTTCAGTAGCTGTTGAACCGAAAACAAAGGCTGACCAAGAAAAAATGGGCGTTGCTCTCGCTCGTCTGGCTGAGGAAGATCCAACCTTCAGAATGCGTACTGACCAGGAAACAGGTCAAACAATTATTTCTGGTATGGGTGAGCTTCATTTAGACATCATCGTTGACCGGATGCTGCGTGAATTCAAAGTAGATTGTACTGTTGGTAAACCGCAGGTTGCTTACCGCGAAACGATTCGTAAGCAAGTCAAGGCAGAAGGTAAATTTGTTCGTCAATCTGGTGGCCGTGGTCAATATGGTCATTGCTGGTTAGAATTGGTTCCACAAGAACCAGGAACTGGCTTCAGCTTTGAAAATAAAGTCGTTGGCGGGGCCATTCCACGTGAATATATTTCTCCAATTGAAGCCGGTGTTAAAGAGGCCATGCAAAATGGTGTTGTAGCCGGATATCCCATGGTTGACGTTAAAGTCATTGTCTATGATGGTTCTTATCATGATGTTGACTCTTCAGAAATGGCATTTAAGATTGCTGGTTCCATGGGCTTTAAAGCAGGTGCTGCAAAAGCCAGCCCAACCATTCTTGAACCGTACATGAAGGTTGAAGTTGTTGTTCCTGAAGACTACATGGGTGATGTTATTGGCGATTTGAACTCTCGCCGTGGACGAATTGAAGGTATGGAGTCACGTAATGGTGCTCAAGACATTCGAGCCTTTGTCCCACTTGCTGAAATGTTTGGTTATGCAACAGACCTTCGGTCTAGAACACAGGGTCGCGGCAATTATTCCATGGAATTTGACCATTATGAAGATGTTCCAAAGAATATTGCTGAGGCAATTGTTACCAAAGTCAAGGGTCATGCTTAA
- the rpsQ gene encoding 30S ribosomal protein S17: MDENNVLDKRSDRKVRIGKVVSDKMEKTVVVTVERLVQHPLYKKSVKQTTRFKAHDENNESHIGDTVKIMETRPLSKDKRWRVVEILEKAK, from the coding sequence TTGGATGAAAATAATGTGTTAGATAAACGCAGTGACCGTAAAGTAAGAATTGGTAAAGTCGTGAGCGATAAGATGGAAAAAACTGTTGTTGTAACAGTTGAGCGTCTTGTACAGCATCCGCTTTACAAAAAATCCGTAAAACAAACAACTCGGTTTAAAGCCCATGATGAAAATAATGAGAGCCATATTGGCGATACAGTAAAAATCATGGAAACCCGCCCATTATCTAAAGATAAACGTTGGAGAGTCGTTGAGATTCTGGAAAAAGCGAAATAA
- the rpsJ gene encoding 30S ribosomal protein S10, which yields MAKQQKIRIRLKAYDHKALDQSAVKIVDTAKRSGALVSGPIPLPTEKNIFTILRSPHVNKDSREQFEMRTHKRLIDILEPTAKTVDALMRLDLPAGVDIEIKL from the coding sequence ATGGCGAAACAGCAAAAGATTCGAATTCGCTTAAAAGCATATGATCACAAGGCATTAGATCAAAGTGCAGTCAAAATTGTCGATACTGCAAAGAGAAGTGGAGCACTTGTATCAGGTCCTATTCCTCTTCCGACAGAAAAAAATATTTTCACGATTTTACGTTCACCTCATGTTAATAAGGATTCTCGTGAGCAATTCGAAATGCGCACGCACAAACGTCTTATTGACATACTGGAACCAACAGCGAAAACTGTTGACGCGTTAATGCGTTTGGATCTTCCAGCCGGTGTGGACATTGAAATCAAGCTGTAG
- the rpsG gene encoding 30S ribosomal protein S7: MPRKGAVPKRDVLPDPVYNSKIVTRFINKVMLDGKKGIAESIVYNAFEIMRAKTGKDPLEVFEQAMKNVMPVLEVKARRVGGANYQVPIEVRPDRRLTLGIRWMVKYSRERGEKTMHERLAAELMDAANNTGSAVKKKDDTHKMAEANKAFAHYRW; the protein is encoded by the coding sequence ATGCCGAGAAAAGGTGCTGTACCAAAGCGTGACGTGCTGCCAGATCCAGTATACAATTCTAAAATTGTTACTCGATTCATCAATAAAGTTATGCTAGATGGTAAAAAAGGCATAGCAGAAAGCATTGTTTATAATGCTTTTGAAATTATGAGAGCCAAAACTGGCAAGGATCCATTAGAAGTATTTGAACAGGCCATGAAAAATGTAATGCCTGTTTTAGAAGTAAAAGCTCGCCGTGTAGGTGGTGCAAACTATCAGGTGCCAATCGAAGTTCGTCCAGATCGTCGTCTGACACTTGGAATTCGTTGGATGGTAAAATATAGCCGTGAACGCGGTGAAAAAACCATGCACGAAAGACTTGCTGCTGAATTAATGGATGCAGCAAATAATACAGGATCAGCTGTAAAGAAAAAAGATGATACCCATAAAATGGCGGAAGCCAATAAGGCATTTGCTCATTATCGGTGGTAA
- the rplC gene encoding 50S ribosomal protein L3 produces MAKAILGKKLGMTQIFTAEGKVVPVTVVEAGNTVVLQNRTIENDGYNAVQLGFGAAKDKHVTQPMKGHFDKAGVKPVKFIREMRLAGPSEYSVGQTIGVDTFAEGEVIDVTGTAKGKGFAGTIKRHNFSRGPMGHGSKSHREPGSTGPMTSGGGGHVFKGKKLPGHMGGQQVTIQRLTVQRVDDARNLILIKGAIPGPKGSFVVIRNTVKPLK; encoded by the coding sequence ATGGCTAAAGCAATTTTAGGTAAGAAGCTTGGTATGACGCAAATCTTTACTGCAGAAGGTAAAGTCGTTCCTGTTACAGTTGTGGAAGCAGGAAATACCGTTGTACTTCAAAATAGAACAATTGAAAACGATGGCTATAATGCAGTGCAGCTAGGTTTTGGCGCTGCTAAAGATAAACATGTGACGCAGCCCATGAAAGGTCACTTTGATAAAGCCGGTGTAAAACCCGTTAAGTTCATTCGTGAAATGCGTTTAGCAGGTCCTTCGGAATATTCAGTAGGCCAAACAATTGGTGTGGATACTTTTGCCGAAGGTGAAGTCATTGATGTAACAGGCACAGCCAAAGGTAAAGGCTTTGCTGGTACAATTAAGCGTCATAATTTCAGTCGTGGACCCATGGGTCATGGTTCCAAGTCTCATCGTGAACCTGGTTCAACAGGTCCAATGACAAGTGGCGGCGGCGGTCATGTATTTAAAGGTAAAAAGCTGCCAGGTCATATGGGCGGTCAACAAGTGACTATTCAGCGTTTGACTGTTCAACGCGTTGATGATGCACGTAATTTGATTCTCATTAAAGGTGCAATTCCAGGTCCTAAAGGCAGTTTCGTTGTCATTCGCAATACAGTGAAACCGTTAAAATAA
- the rplB gene encoding 50S ribosomal protein L2, with translation MSVKSFRPYTPARRFMTVADFSEITTDKPERSLLERLAQHAGRNNQGRLTVRHQGGGHKRLYRLIDFKRTKDNIPAKVATIEYDPNRSSRIALLNYADGEKRYIIAPNGLKMGDIITSGPESDIKIGNCLPLKNIPVGTSVHNVELKIGKGAQLVRSAGSVAQLMAKEGDYAMLRLPSGEIRKVHVNCRATIGQVGHLEHENITSGKAGRSRWLGIRPANRGVAMNPCDHPHGGGEGRSPVGRKHPVTPWGKDAYGARTRVKKASDRLIVKRRTK, from the coding sequence ATGTCAGTTAAAAGTTTTAGACCTTATACTCCAGCCAGAAGATTTATGACAGTTGCTGATTTTTCTGAGATTACAACAGATAAGCCAGAACGGTCATTACTTGAACGGCTTGCTCAACATGCTGGTCGTAACAATCAAGGACGTCTTACTGTTCGTCATCAAGGCGGTGGACACAAAAGATTGTACCGATTGATCGACTTCAAACGTACGAAAGACAATATTCCAGCCAAAGTGGCTACGATAGAATATGATCCAAACCGTTCTTCCCGTATTGCTCTTTTAAATTATGCAGACGGTGAAAAACGTTATATTATTGCACCAAACGGCTTAAAAATGGGTGATATTATTACAAGTGGCCCAGAGTCCGATATTAAAATAGGCAATTGCTTGCCACTAAAAAATATTCCTGTTGGTACTTCCGTGCATAATGTGGAACTTAAAATTGGTAAAGGTGCACAACTTGTTCGTAGTGCTGGCTCTGTAGCACAGCTTATGGCCAAAGAAGGCGACTATGCCATGCTTCGTTTACCTTCTGGTGAAATCCGCAAAGTTCATGTGAATTGCCGTGCAACCATTGGCCAAGTTGGCCATTTGGAACATGAGAACATTACAAGTGGTAAAGCTGGCCGTTCACGCTGGCTTGGCATTCGTCCGGCTAACCGCGGTGTAGCCATGAATCCTTGTGACCATCCACATGGTGGTGGTGAAGGACGTTCGCCTGTTGGTCGTAAACATCCAGTTACTCCTTGGGGTAAAGATGCTTATGGTGCTAGAACACGTGTTAAAAAGGCGTCTGATCGCTTGATTGTGAAGAGACGTACGAAATAG
- a CDS encoding ribosomal L7Ae/L30e/S12e/Gadd45 family protein codes for MSEGLKDVKKVIGTKQVTKAVEKGLAIRVIIAKDADQRITDPLKLLCKDKNIVVEQAPSMAELGKTCGIEVGAAAVAILG; via the coding sequence ATGTCTGAAGGACTTAAAGATGTGAAAAAGGTCATCGGCACCAAACAAGTCACAAAAGCTGTAGAAAAAGGTTTGGCAATCCGCGTCATTATTGCGAAAGATGCAGATCAACGGATTACAGATCCGCTAAAGTTGTTGTGCAAAGATAAAAATATTGTAGTAGAACAGGCACCTTCCATGGCTGAATTAGGAAAAACCTGTGGGATTGAAGTGGGTGCAGCTGCAGTAGCTATTCTTGGGTAG
- the rpsL gene encoding 30S ribosomal protein S12 has protein sequence MPTINQLVRKGRQTMEKKSTAPALKESPQKRGVCTRVYTTTPKKPNSALRKVARVRLTNGIEVTAYIPGIGHNLQEHSVVLIRGGRVKDLPGVRYHIIRGALDTAGVQKRNQSRSKYGAKRAKK, from the coding sequence ATGCCAACAATTAACCAGTTAGTACGCAAAGGCAGACAGACAATGGAGAAAAAATCCACTGCGCCAGCACTGAAAGAAAGCCCGCAAAAGCGTGGTGTTTGTACGAGAGTATATACAACAACTCCTAAAAAACCAAACTCCGCTTTACGTAAAGTAGCGAGGGTACGTTTAACGAATGGTATTGAAGTGACTGCTTACATCCCTGGTATTGGCCATAACTTGCAAGAACATAGTGTTGTTCTAATTCGTGGTGGCAGGGTAAAAGACTTACCAGGTGTTCGTTATCACATTATCCGTGGTGCTCTTGACACCGCAGGTGTGCAGAAACGTAATCAAAGTAGATCAAAATACGGTGCCAAACGTGCTAAGAAATAA
- the rplV gene encoding 50S ribosomal protein L22 — translation MEAKALAKHIRIAPRKIRIVMNLIRGKNVGEAFAILKHVPKVGSEVLEKVLKSAVANAEHNCDMNADNLYISEAYVDQGPTLKRIHPRSRGQAFKILKHTSHVSIVVKER, via the coding sequence ATGGAAGCCAAAGCACTGGCAAAGCACATCCGAATTGCTCCTCGCAAAATTCGCATCGTAATGAATTTAATTCGCGGTAAGAATGTAGGCGAAGCCTTCGCAATTTTAAAGCATGTGCCGAAAGTTGGATCGGAAGTTTTAGAAAAAGTACTCAAATCAGCAGTTGCAAATGCAGAACATAATTGTGATATGAATGCTGATAATCTTTATATTTCAGAGGCCTATGTTGATCAAGGCCCGACTTTGAAGCGGATCCATCCGCGTTCTCGTGGACAGGCGTTTAAAATTTTGAAACACACTAGTCACGTGAGCATCGTAGTCAAAGAAAGATAA
- the rplN gene encoding 50S ribosomal protein L14: MIQQQSMLNVADNTGAKQIMCIRVLGGSYRKYANIGDVIVAAVKDSSPGGTAKKGEVVKAVVVRTRKGLRRPDGSYIRFDENAAVLIKDDKSPRGTRIFGPVARELRDKDFMKIISLAPEVI, translated from the coding sequence ATGATCCAACAACAGAGTATGTTAAATGTAGCTGACAACACGGGCGCGAAACAAATTATGTGTATCCGCGTTTTAGGCGGTTCTTATCGTAAATATGCCAACATTGGTGATGTTATCGTCGCTGCTGTAAAAGACTCGTCGCCAGGCGGAACGGCAAAGAAAGGCGAGGTCGTGAAGGCTGTTGTCGTTCGTACCAGAAAAGGTCTGCGTCGTCCAGATGGTTCTTATATCCGTTTTGATGAAAATGCCGCTGTGCTCATTAAAGATGATAAGAGCCCAAGAGGCACGCGTATCTTCGGACCAGTAGCCAGAGAGCTTCGTGATAAAGATTTCATGAAAATCATCTCCCTGGCACCAGAAGTAATCTAG
- the rpsS gene encoding 30S ribosomal protein S19 — MSRSIKKGPFVQESLMKKISVMNENNEKKVVKTWSRSSTILPAFVGHTIAVHDGRKHVPVYVTEDMVGHKLGEFAPTRTFKGHAGSEKTSGLK; from the coding sequence GTGTCCAGATCGATAAAAAAAGGACCTTTCGTTCAAGAAAGCTTGATGAAAAAGATCAGCGTCATGAATGAAAACAACGAAAAGAAAGTTGTTAAAACGTGGTCACGCAGTTCAACTATTCTCCCGGCTTTCGTGGGGCATACCATTGCCGTTCATGATGGACGTAAACATGTGCCAGTCTACGTAACGGAAGATATGGTAGGTCATAAACTTGGTGAATTCGCACCAACCCGTACGTTTAAGGGCCATGCCGGCAGCGAAAAAACATCAGGCTTGAAGTAA
- the rpmC gene encoding 50S ribosomal protein L29, which yields MKVKDIREFSATELEQKLAGLKDELFNLRFQHATGQLENPVRIREIKKTIARIKTIQRERELNASQA from the coding sequence ATGAAGGTTAAAGACATCCGCGAATTCAGCGCAACTGAATTGGAACAGAAATTAGCTGGGCTAAAAGACGAGCTTTTTAACCTTAGATTTCAACATGCAACTGGACAACTAGAAAACCCAGTTCGTATTCGTGAGATCAAAAAGACGATCGCCCGCATAAAAACAATCCAACGTGAACGCGAATTAAACGCATCGCAAGCGTAA